The genomic window tcctcgctcatgctctttctcactgtctctctctcaaataaataaattaaaaaaaaaaaaagtcaggtcaTATTGGGagcttataaaaaaaaacaaaacatgaagttCTTCCTAGAAGAGGTTGTGGCTTTGACAAATAAAGCAGCCACTAGAGTCAAGAAAAAGGGTGTCAGGTTAATTAACTGGGAAGAGGCACATTGGGAACTTTCTGGGTGGTAGAAGGGTTTTAAATCTTAATGAAgtgtgggacacctggctggtgtAAGCTTCAGtatgtgcaactcttgatttcaggagtTGTAACTTTGAGCCCTGTGTTttgtatagagattactaaaaaataaaatctttaaaaaagaatcttaatgAGGGCTCTGTTTATGGTTGTTACTTGTTACTATGACTACAGAACTGTCATTTCTTGATTAAGAAGGTTTAGAATCTGTTCTGGTGGCTGCTTTTGTCCCATGGCCATTGACCAATTCTTTCTTTCTAGGACGGTAAGAGCTTTGTTATTATTTCCCTAGCCAGGAAACGTTTAGGATCTTCTTTCTCTATGTTTCATGTACTGAAATTTGATGGTAATAAGCCTTGgtatgggttttttctttttggttttgttttgatttccacTATTTCATCTTACTGAAAGCCATAGTTTTTCAGTCTGGGGCTCATACTCTTCAGTTCTGTCTCTGATTTCTAACCATTTTCAGACTTTTTGTACCTCCCCCACTTCAGGAATAGATATTTGGTCCATTTTCTCGGCTAACTCATTTACCATATATGTATCCCAGGGTTTGGCAAATTTTCTCTGTAAatgccagatagtaaatattttaggctttgtggaccaGATGGCCTATATTATAACTACTAAATTCTGCCATTACAGCAAGGTAGCAATCACAGATTCTACGCAAATAAATGGACATGGCTGTATTTCAACAGAACTTCATGTACAGAAAGAGGTGATTGACTGGATTAGTTTGCAGACCTTTGTTTTAGCCTGTTTATCTTTACTGGAATATTGCTTAGTGAAGACAGGAATTTTTTGTTCATTAACTGTATATATCCCCACACTTAGTAGGCACTCAACTACTTGTGACTCAAGGTTACAGATAGTTCAGGAAAGGGAGTTAAACATGCCTGTTACCGCCATCTTGTAACCAGTAATATACCCGTTTGTGCTGTTTTTcagccccctccctttttttttttttttttaatagagaaatattttattctgtttgaaTTTAGGTTAGGGCTAAAGTCACGTCAGTAATTCTGATGTGATATAAAGAGCCCTACCAGTAGCATCCTTTTAGTAAGTCTGTTTATCAAATACGTATATTAGTATGGTAgagtaatcatttttttttaactatttggtTGAATATCTAATTTATATAAGAAGCACATGAATACAAAGATATATTACctaataattctctctctctctctctctctctctctgttttttccttATAAGGTACTAGCTTTTGACAAGTTTGCACCATGCGTGAGTATAAGCTAGTCGTTCTTGGCTCAGGAGGCGTTGGAAAATCTGCTCTGGTAAGTCATTATTACCGTACCTAAGCTATTCATTGCAAcacatgttctttttctgttgagTTTTAGGTTTTGACtatttgtcttcatttatttgttaaagtGAAATCTCAGTGATTTTAGAGGCAGtgtatttttcttgtaattttagTCCACTTCTAGTTGGACCTGTGTAGATCATATTGTTTCTGGTCTGTTGGTTCCAGACCAGCATGAGATATCCAGAATACAATTTGGGCTAAGCCTAGAGAGTGGGAGCATATAAATATGTGTCCATCTGTATTTCTGAGCCAGATAGGAATGAATTTTGGTCTTTCTTATTGTGACTTGGcttataatatgtattttctgaaaatattaaataaagcttttaaaaaacctttttccaATACAACccgtgactgtccagttttcacaTTATTTTAGCAGCCATGCTTTCAGTATCAAGAATAGTGTAGTGGGTGGAAAAAAATAGTGCAGCGATTGGGAACCAGCTGGCTCAGTGGAAAGAGCATGTATGTCTTGATCGTTGTGAGTTCAatcctcatgttgggtgtagacattacttaaaaataaaatattttaaaagtaataatatagtgagaaaaaaagacagtttggcagtagtggctggggaaggagagaaacttAAGGAAAATGACTTGATGAGTAGTTCAGTTTAATAAAGCCCCAGTGTAAAACAGATTGACCATCTCACTCAGCCACTTAGAATGGCCACCTAGCACAGAACTTGAAGTTTGAATCAAACTGAGAAATGTATGCAGTGGGGCATGAGCtgctttttcatttgtaaatatatcCAAAATGATGAGGAGGTGTCTTGAAGGTATGTACTTTTGTACATGAAACAAATAGCCCATTTctaattaaaattcaaatttaagctGTTAAGACTGAAAtagaagacatttaaaattttgcttaaatATGGGACCTCTGGATGGTTCAGTAGGTGAAGGTTAAACGTtggactgttgatttcagctctgggTCTTCAGATCACTCCACACGGGGCACATGAtgcctgctttagattctctctctccttcccctaaagcccctccccccattttttcctctctaaaaataaaataaataaattttaaatatatgagcTCGAAAGTTAAATTACCTAAAAGGGAGGATAGtgattattaatgtttttaaaaagctttctaaGGTAATTTACTCACCAAATGCATACATTAAATGTAGTAGTGGTTATATTTTCATCAGTGATGTAACTGGCTATGTGAAATCAATAGTGCAAAGCATACAGATTtgaatttcttgttttctttaagtgtaaatggtattcttttttttttttttccagactgtACAGTTTGTTCAAggaatttttgttgaaaaatacGATCCTACGATAGAAGATTCTTATAGAAAGGTATATGTTACTTACTCTAGAAGACTTTTGCTTTGGACTTTACTATAAATATAAGTTCTTAGTTTTAACTTTGTAATTGCTGAATGTTGTTTacaaagtcagaggaagaagcaagagtttatttaaaaattagtaggAAAAAACACTCGATTTCTTGGTCTTGTTTCCGTACCAGTTAATGAAAATAGTAAAAACACTTGCTCgtatgtgttctttctctctctctccctgccctcctcagAGAATTTTAAGTTTATCCTGACCCTAAAATTGTAATTCGACACACAAACTTCAGAATTAGGCTATCCATTTCAAGTGATAGTTGTGTCCCTCCACCCCAAACACCACCAAAAACTGAACACTGTCAGGCTCCCTTCTTATTAAAGTATCACTACTAATAATAGAATTGTTTCTATGTCCACAGATACAACATGTGACAATAAAACTTAATATGCAGACATTTTTAATTTAGGGGGAGAGTTATCTCCCCACCTTATGTAACAgtttgacacccccccccccccagctgctaTGTAGATACTGTTGAGAACACATGGTTTTTGCACCTAATACAATTTGGGGGTCAGTGGACCTTGATTATATAGCTGTTTTTTCTCCTGTTCTATTCAGGTATTGCATAAAACTAGTTGTAAAGTTACAGTAATCTCGCTATTTAAATATCATGCTAGTTTTTGTATATAATAAGGTACTCTTACACATTAAAGAATGAaggtatgttttaatttttcctccagCAAGTTGAAGTAGATGCACAACAGTGTATGCTTGAAATCTTGGATACTGCAGGAACGGTATGTAAAACAAGTATGAAAGTATGTGCACAACTTCTGTGGTATTGACCTTGTAAATGCTAGTACTCTATAGACAAATGCTCATTAAACTTAAAAGCCTACAACTTGCATTAAATCTTACagctatttttcttattctctttaagttctgtgtgtgtgcgctTTCTAATTGCAGTGGGCCATTTactgaagaaataaatagaaatttgttTGAAtgagaggtgcctaggtggctcagttgattaagtagctgccttcagcccaggtcatggtcccagggtcctgggatcgagccccctcttcaggcttcctgctctcttTGCTTCTGCTGTTCCCTTTGCCACTGCCTGCtcttctccctacttgtgctctctctgtctcaaataaataaaattttcaaagaaaaagggagggggggaagaaagaaagaaattatttgaattaaaattttcagtctcatagtactttaaaaacaaatcaaaatataaacTGTCTTAAGTAGCTTTTGGGGAAAGGATATTTCTTTCCCAGTTAAGTATATTTATTGCAGATAAATCTGCTTTGGTTGTattattgtttaaataaaaacttacttcATGAAATAGTTTTTCAAATCACATCTTGCCACAGactataattttaagaaatgttacaTAACACTACTGTATTCTTCATTGAGCGCtaattataaactttaaaaattgtcaaaTTAACTGTCAgaactttattgttttttaatgatgCTTTCTTTCTACTGTAGGAACAATTTACTGCAATGAGAGATTTATACATGAAAAATGGACAAGGCTTTGCATTAGTTTATTCCATCACAGCACAGTCCACATTTAATGATTTACAAGATCTGAGAGAGCAGATTCTTCGAGTTAAAGACACTGATGATGTAAGCTGAGTtcctaataaatatatttaatttcagaCTCTCAGTGTAGTGATATCCAATTTAAGGGTTTCAgtttaaatggaatttaaagGTCATGTGTTTTGGGGAGGGGgatttcaaacaatttttttcctaGAAGGTAAAATATCTTTACCATTCgtgcatattttcaaatatatataatgtggAAAGTGAGAAATAACTTTCCTCTCTCCTTAGCCTGTGTAAAATAAACGTTATAcccttcctatttttaaataatgtgtttggtggggcagaaggaaagatgtGGGTGGCAGATGTTACTAATAGATATCTGGGTATATTTCTGGTAGACCTAAGAGCCTTTCTAACAAGAATCAAAACTACATATGAACACATCTCAAGCAACTGACAGAAAACTAAcataataatacttttaaaaggaAGCCAACCAGTACATTAAATTCTAACATTAATTTGCATGTCCCTTACGTGTACCATAATGGAGTTTAATCCCTGTATTAAACTTCAGAAGGATTACTTTAATTCCTTATCATACTATAgatagcagtggttctcaaaattgATCTTGCATCAAAATCACTTGTAAATCTAGTTAAAACAGATAGCCAAGCCTCACTCCCAAAGTTTCTGATTGAGTGGGTCAAGAATACTGCTCAAGATTTTACATTTCTAACAGATTTCCAGATGGTGTTGATGCTGCTGAGGTCCAGGaaccacactttttaaaaatcactgtattacatatataatttaattataagcaaataTTGTGAGGGTTCAGAGGCATCTGTGGGAAATGTTGCCATTTCTTAGACTTCTGAAACAGGAGAACTTTGGGGTATGCTCACATATTTATAGCTCAGTTACCATTTCtcaattagtaaatattttctattgtctCTGATAAtagttttcttcttctgtcaGTTACATTAAATAAGTATGAATATAAAATTCTGTGTCTATTCCTAAAAACCAAAATTCTTGATATTCCTAATTTGGATCTTTTTCCAAAAATTCTCTAGAAAGC from Mustela lutreola isolate mMusLut2 chromosome 8, mMusLut2.pri, whole genome shotgun sequence includes these protein-coding regions:
- the RAP1B gene encoding ras-related protein Rap-1b → MREYKLVVLGSGGVGKSALTVQFVQGIFVEKYDPTIEDSYRKQVEVDAQQCMLEILDTAGTEQFTAMRDLYMKNGQGFALVYSITAQSTFNDLQDLREQILRVKDTDDVPMILVGNKCDLEDERVVGKEQGQNLARQWNNCAFLESSAKSKINVNEIFYDLVRQINRKTPVPGKARKKSTCQLL